In Naumovozyma castellii chromosome 1, complete genome, one DNA window encodes the following:
- the NCAS0A14070 gene encoding uncharacterized protein (ancestral locus Anc_7.341) — MNCPCSRDPQVPHVTNCKVCHNTTCPDCELFQPLQRECPQCQTITMHMDEDTRCKNDCFQCPNCETALTVLLAKSSRKKRYKFTCKHCDYDYVTPSMSVTDERSISQIVDHLNETLNVEYLRFQELKKNIELGGGIDNVVVLPLCGDDVILPRRTKLVCQFQSICPHCYHVVD, encoded by the coding sequence ATGAACTGTCCCTGCTCTCGAGACCCACAAGTGCCACACGTTACGAACTGTAAAGTATGCCACAACACAACATGCCCCGATTGCGAGCTATTCCAGCCATTACAAAGGGAGTGTCCACAATGCCAAACCATAACAATGCATATGGACGAGGATACCCGCTGCAAGAATGATTGTTTCCAGTGTCCCAATTGTGAGACAGCACTGACCGTACTACTGGCTAAGTCCAGTCGGAAGAAGAGATACAAATTTACGTGCAAGCATTGCGATTACGATTACGTGACTCCGTCTATGAGTGTAACCGACGAGAGATCCATTAGTCAAATTGTAGATCATTTGAATGAGACGTTGAATGTTGAATATCTGcgatttcaagaattgaagaagaatattgaGCTTGGAGGTGGTATCGAcaatgttgttgttttgcCATTGTGTGGTGATGACGTTATTTTACCGAGGCGAACAAAATTGGTTTGTCAGTTTCAATCAATTTGCCCTCATTGCTATCATGTTGTGGATTGA